One Solanum pennellii chromosome 9, SPENNV200 DNA segment encodes these proteins:
- the LOC107031173 gene encoding pentatricopeptide repeat-containing protein At5g18390, mitochondrial-like isoform X2: MFSTFARIFLQRTLYSTTFTNNTSIFRCIKTIAPSIDQCSNPFSGKGSCGRSVPNDDYFATIHHVSNIVRRDIYLERTLNKMHISRIVNSELVYRVLRSCCQHGIESFRFFNWARTQHPQYDPTTVEFEELLKTLARTAHWETMWKVVQQMKAQNIPISPSIVSFIIEHYGKRGLIDQAVELFNRLNNFGCSQTTEVYNAMLFALCEVKNFQGAYALIRRMIRKDTVPDKLTYSILVNGWCSAGKMREAQEFLEEMSRKGFNPPVRGRDLLIDGLLSAGYLESAKGLVRKMTKEGFVPDVGTFNSLAEAICKTGEIDFCIDLFDDVCRLGLCPDIETYKIVITAAAKAGRIDEAFQILHRSIEAGHRPFPSLYAPILKAFFRRGQFDDAFSFFSDMKLKGHPPNRPLYTMLIKMCSRGDGLKNCGKHDLAKRIEQLEISVKGI, translated from the exons ATGTTTTCGACGTTTGCCAGAATATTTCTTCAAAGGACTTTGTATTCGACTACATTCACCAACAACACCAGCATTTTTAGATGTATTAAAACTATAGCACCTTCCATCGACCAGTGCAGCAATCCTTTCAGCGGTAAAGGTAGTTGTGGCAGAAGTGTGCCTAATGATGACTACTTTGCAACAATTCATCATGTATCTAACATTGTACGGCGGGATATTTACCTGGAGCGGACTCTTAACAAGATGCATATTTCAAGAATTGTCAACTCTGAACTGGTGTACCGTGTGCTTCGAAGTTGTTGCCAACATGGTATCGAATCTTTTCGTTTCTTTAACTGGGCTCGGACTCAACACCCTCAGTATGATCCAACTACCGTAGAGTTTGAAGAACTTCTTAAGACCCTTGCCCGGACTGCCCACTGGGAGACAATGTGGAAAGTAGTCCAGCAGATGAAAGCCCAAAATATTCCTATCTCACCGTCCATTGTTTCATTCATTATTGAACACTATGGGAAGCGTGGTCTCATTGATCAGGCTGTCGAGCTCTTCAATCGGCTCAACAACTTCGGTTGTTCTCAAACTACTGAAGTATACAATGCTATGCTTTTCGCACTCTGTGAGGTCAAGAATTTCCAAGGGGCCTATGCATTGATTCGGAGGATGATACGAAAAGATACTGTTCCAGATAAGCTGACATATTCTATTCTTGTAAATGGCTGGTGTTCTGCCGGGAAGATGAGAGAGGCACAAGAGTTCTTGGAGGAAATGAGTCGAAAGGGCTTCAATCCTCCTGTACGTGGGAGGGACCTGCTAATTGACGGGTTGCTCAGTGCTGGATATCTAGAATCAGCTAAAGGATTGGTGAGAAAAATGACAAAGGAGGGGTTTGTGCCAGATGTTGGAACATTCAATTCTTTGGCAGAGGCTATATGTAAAACTGGGGAAATCGACTTTTGCATTGACCTTTTCGATGATGTTTGTAGATTGGGGCTTTGTCCTGATATTGAGACTTATAAGATTGTCATAACTGCTGCAGCAAAGGCTGGTAGGATTGATGAGGCATTTCAGATTCTTCATAGGTCAATTGAAGCTGGACATCGGCCATTTCCCAGTTTATATGCTCCAATTCTAAAAGCTTTCTTCCGGAGAGgacagtttgatgatgcattTAGCTTTTTCAGTGATATGAAGCTGAAAGGGCATCCACCAAATCGACCTCTTTATACCATGTTGATAAAGATGTGCTCTCGTGGAG ATGGATTGAAGAATTGTGGAAAGCATGATCTAGCCAAAAGGATCGAGCAGTTGGAGATATCTGTCAAGGGCATCTGA
- the LOC107031172 gene encoding probable UDP-N-acetylglucosamine--peptide N-acetylglucosaminyltransferase SEC: MLSLQTDLRQYNQQQQLLISRVPPDDVAVGDQKIDSSFPFQSESALSSGNIKSELSREVDEDALLTLAHQNYKAGNYKQALEHSKAVYERNPVRTDNLLLFGAIYYQLHDFDMCIAKNEEALSIEPHFAECYGNMANAWKEKGNIDVAIRYYLIAIELRPNFADAWSNLASAYMRKGRLNEAAQCCRQALALNPRLVDAHSNLGNLMKAQGLVQEAYNCYVEALRIQPAFAIAWSNLAGLFMEAGDLNRALQYYKEAIKLKPNFSDAYLNLGNVYKALGMPQEAIVCYQRALQVRPDYAMAFGNLASVYYEQGNMEMAIFNYRRAITCDTEFFEAYNNLGNALKDAGRVEEAIHCYRQCLSLQPNHPQALSNLGIIYMQWNMMSAAAQCFKATLAVTTGLSAPLNNLAIIYKQQGNYAEAISCYNEVLRIDPMAADGLVNRGNTYKEIGRVNEAVQDYMRAITVRPTMAEAHANLASAYKDSGNVEAAIKSYRQALMLRPDFPEATCNLLHTLQCVCDWDIREKMFIEVEGILRRQIKMSIIPSVQPFHAIAYPLDPMLALDISCKYAQHCSVVATRYSLPPFTHPPPLPIKGGGRINRLRVGYVSSDFGNHPLSHLMGSVFGMHDKENVEVFCYALSPNDGTEWRIRTQTEAEHFIDVSSLTSDVIARMINEDQIQILINLNGYTKGARNEIFAMQPAPIQVSYMGFPGTTGATYIDYLVTDEFVSPMKYAHIYSEKLVHLPHCYFVNDYKQKNCDVLDPNSQLKRSDYGLPEDKFIFACFNQLYKMDPEIFITWCNILKRVPNSALWLLRFPAAGEMRLRAHAAAQGLQPDQIIFTDVAMKQEHIKRSSLADLFLDTPLCNAHTTGTDVLWAGLPMVTLPLEKMATRVAGSLCLATGLGDEMIVSSMKEYEEKAVSLALNRPKLQDLTNRLKAVRMSCPLFDTTRWVRNLERSYFKMWNLYCSGQHPQPFKVTENDSEFPFDR; encoded by the exons ATGTTGTCGCTGCAAACCGATCTCCGGCAGTACAATCAGCAGCAGCAGCTGTTGATCTCTAGGGTTCCGCCGGATGACGTTGCCGTCGGTGATCAGAAGATCGATTCTTCTTTTCCGTTCCAGTCGGAGTCTGCATTATCTTCAGGGAATATCAAGTCTGAGTTGTCTCGTGaag TCGATGAGGATGCTCTTTTAACTCTTGCTCATCAGAACTACAAAGCTGGGAACTATAAACAGGCACTAGAGCACAGCAAGGCAGTTTATGAGAGAAATCCAGTGCGCACTGataatcttcttctttttgggGCTATATATTATCAG ttgcatgattttgatatgtgTATCGCAAAAAATGAAGAAGCCCTAAGTATCGAGCCACATTTTGCTGAGTGCTATGGAAATATGGCGAATGCTTGGAAG GAAAAAGGCAATATTGATGTTGCAATACGCTATTATTTAATTGCAATTGAG CTCCGTCCTAATTTTGCGGATGCATGGTCAAATTTAGCCAGTGCATACATGAGGAAAGGAAGGCTGAATGAGGCAGCTCAATGTTGCCGTCAGGCTCTAGCATTAAATCCACGTTTG gtGGATGCTCACAGCAATCTCGGCAATCTCATGAAAGCACAAGGTTTAGTCCAAGAG GCATACAATTGTTATGTTGAAGCACTGCGTATACAGCCTGCATTTGCCATAGCATGGTCCAACCTTGCTGGCCTTTTCATGGAGGCAGGCGATCTTAACAGGGCTTTGCAGTACTACAAG GAAGCGATCAAGCTGAAACCGAACTTCTCAGATGCATATCTGAACCTAGGAAATGTATACAAG GCTTTGGGAATGCCCCAGGAGGCCATAGTGTGTTATCAGCGTGCGCTCCAAGTACGACCAGACTATGCCATGGCTTTTG GCAACTTAGCTAGTGTGTACTATGAACAAGGAAATATGGAAATGGCAATATTTAACTACAGGAGAGCTATTACATGTGATACTGAATTCTTTGAGGCATATAACAATCTG GGTAATGCTCTAAAAGATGCTGGTAGAGTGGAGGAAGCAATTCATTGCTATCGT CAATGCCTCTCTCTTCAACCTAACCATCCACAAGCGCTTTCTAATTTGGGGATCATTTATATGCAGTG GAACATGATGAGTGCGGCTGCACAATGTTTTAAAGCGACTTTAGCTGTGACTACAGGGCTCTCAGCTCCTTTAAACAATCTAGCCATAATATACAAGCAACAG GGAAATTATGCAGAAGCCATATCGTGCTATAATGAGGTACTACGTATTGACCCCATGGCAGCAGATGGGCTGGTCAATAGAGGCAACACATACAAAGAGATTGGTAGGGTTAATGAAGCTGTACAAGATTACATGCGAGCTATTACCGTTAGACCTACCATGGCAGAGGCTCATGCAAATTTGGCTTCAGCTTACAAGGACAG TGGCAATGTTGAAGCAGCCATAAAAAGCTATAGACAAGCTTTGATGCTACGTCCCGACTTTCCTGAAGCAACTTGTAATCTTCTCCACACGCTACAG TGTGTGTGTGATTGGGATATCCGGGAGAAGATGTTTATTGAAGTTGAGGGGATACTAAGAAGACAAATTAAG ATGTCCATTATCCCAAGCGTTCAGCCTTTCCATGCAATTGCCTACCCTCTTGATCCAATGCTTGCTCTAGATATCAG TTGCAAGTATGCCCAGCATTGCTCTGTGGTAGCAACTCGCTACTCACTTCCTCCCTTCACCCATCCACCGCCGCTGCCAATTAAAGGAGGTGGCAGGATCAACAGGCTGAGGGTTGG ATATGTGAGCAGTGATTTTGGCAACCACCCACTATCACATCTAATGGGTTCCGTTTTTGGGATGCATGACAAAGAGAACGTTGAG GTGTTCTGCTATGCTTTAAGTCCAAATGATGGTACAGAGTGGAGGATTCGCACTCAGACAGAAGCTGAGCATTTTATTGATGTGTCGTCCTTGACATCTGATGTGATAGCAAGGATGATTAATGAGGATCAAATACAGATACTTATCAATCTCAATGGTTATACCAAG GGGGCAAGAAACGAGATATTCGCCATGCAGCCAGCTCCAATCCAGGTTTCATACATGGGTTTCCCTGGAACCACAGGAGCAACATACATAGATTATTTGGTTACAGATGAG TTCGTTTCACCTATGAAGTACGCACATATTTACTCAGAGAAGCTTGTACATCTCCCTCATTGCTATTTTGTCAACGATTATAAGCAA AAAAACTGTGACGTGCTAGATCCAAACAGCCAACTGAAGCGCTCAGATTATGGGCTGCCGGAggataaattcatatttgcaTGTTTTAATCAGCTTTACAAGATGGATCCTGAGATTTTTATTACATG GTGCAATATCCTTAAGCGTGTACCAAACAGTGCTCTTTGGCTTCTCAGATTTCCAGCTGCAGGAGAGATGAGGCTCCGCGCAC ATGCTGCTGCCCAAGGCCTGCAACCAGACCAAATTATTTTCACAGATGTTGCAATGAAACAAGAGCACATCAAGCGCAGCTCCTTGGCTGATCTTTTCTTGGACAC GCCACTGTGCAATGCACATACCACAGGAACTGATGTTCTTTGGGCTGGTCTACCAATGGTAACCCTTCCCCTTGAGAAGATGGCTACTAGAGTTGCTGGCTCTCTGTGTTTGGCGACAGGACTTGGTGATGAGATGATTGTCAGCAG TATGAAGGAATATGAGGAGAAGGCGGTGTCACTGGCACTCAATCGTCCAAAGCTCCAAGATCTCACCAATAGACTCAAGGCTGTACGAATGAGTTGCCCTTTATTTGATACAACACGTTGG GTGAGGAATCTGGAACGTTCTTACTTTAAGATGTGGAATCTCTATTGCTCCGGCCAGCATCCTCAGCCCTTCAAAGTGACCGAGAATGACTCAGAATTTCCTTTTGACCGCTAG
- the LOC107031175 gene encoding cysteine proteinase inhibitor B: MAKSTKILSSILILFFIFTLFSSSNALGGKLGGRTQIKDVKTNQEIQDLGKYCVEEHNRNLRYKNGALSSLLSFSQVVEAEEQVVSGVKYYLKISAIVKSSSSPKLFDAVVVVKAWEKKKKELLTFSPSPSPATK; encoded by the coding sequence ATGGCAAAATCCACAAAAATTCTCTCATCAATCCTcattctcttcttcattttcactcTATTTTCTTCATCAAACGCATTAGGCGGAAAACTCGGCGGAAGAACACAAATCAAAGACGTGAAAACAAATCAGGAAATTCAAGATCTAGGTAAGTACTGCGTCGAAGAACACAACAGAAATTTGCGGTATAAAAATGGTGCTCTGAGTTCTTTATTGAGTTTTTCTCAAGTTGTTGAAGCAGAAGAACAAGTTGTTTCTGGTGTTAAATATTATCTAAAAATCTCAGCTATTGTTAAATCATCTAGTTCACCAAAATTGTTCgatgctgttgttgttgttaaagcttgggagaagaagaagaaggaattgCTTACgttttctccttctccttcacCGGCTACAAAGTGA
- the LOC107031173 gene encoding pentatricopeptide repeat-containing protein At5g18390, mitochondrial-like isoform X1, producing MFSTFARIFLQRTLYSTTFTNNTSIFRCIKTIAPSIDQCSNPFSGKGSCGRSVPNDDYFATIHHVSNIVRRDIYLERTLNKMHISRIVNSELVYRVLRSCCQHGIESFRFFNWARTQHPQYDPTTVEFEELLKTLARTAHWETMWKVVQQMKAQNIPISPSIVSFIIEHYGKRGLIDQAVELFNRLNNFGCSQTTEVYNAMLFALCEVKNFQGAYALIRRMIRKDTVPDKLTYSILVNGWCSAGKMREAQEFLEEMSRKGFNPPVRGRDLLIDGLLSAGYLESAKGLVRKMTKEGFVPDVGTFNSLAEAICKTGEIDFCIDLFDDVCRLGLCPDIETYKIVITAAAKAGRIDEAFQILHRSIEAGHRPFPSLYAPILKAFFRRGQFDDAFSFFSDMKLKGHPPNRPLYTMLIKMCSRGGRFVEASNYLVEMTELNLLPMSRSFDMVTDGLKNCGKHDLAKRIEQLEISVKGI from the coding sequence ATGTTTTCGACGTTTGCCAGAATATTTCTTCAAAGGACTTTGTATTCGACTACATTCACCAACAACACCAGCATTTTTAGATGTATTAAAACTATAGCACCTTCCATCGACCAGTGCAGCAATCCTTTCAGCGGTAAAGGTAGTTGTGGCAGAAGTGTGCCTAATGATGACTACTTTGCAACAATTCATCATGTATCTAACATTGTACGGCGGGATATTTACCTGGAGCGGACTCTTAACAAGATGCATATTTCAAGAATTGTCAACTCTGAACTGGTGTACCGTGTGCTTCGAAGTTGTTGCCAACATGGTATCGAATCTTTTCGTTTCTTTAACTGGGCTCGGACTCAACACCCTCAGTATGATCCAACTACCGTAGAGTTTGAAGAACTTCTTAAGACCCTTGCCCGGACTGCCCACTGGGAGACAATGTGGAAAGTAGTCCAGCAGATGAAAGCCCAAAATATTCCTATCTCACCGTCCATTGTTTCATTCATTATTGAACACTATGGGAAGCGTGGTCTCATTGATCAGGCTGTCGAGCTCTTCAATCGGCTCAACAACTTCGGTTGTTCTCAAACTACTGAAGTATACAATGCTATGCTTTTCGCACTCTGTGAGGTCAAGAATTTCCAAGGGGCCTATGCATTGATTCGGAGGATGATACGAAAAGATACTGTTCCAGATAAGCTGACATATTCTATTCTTGTAAATGGCTGGTGTTCTGCCGGGAAGATGAGAGAGGCACAAGAGTTCTTGGAGGAAATGAGTCGAAAGGGCTTCAATCCTCCTGTACGTGGGAGGGACCTGCTAATTGACGGGTTGCTCAGTGCTGGATATCTAGAATCAGCTAAAGGATTGGTGAGAAAAATGACAAAGGAGGGGTTTGTGCCAGATGTTGGAACATTCAATTCTTTGGCAGAGGCTATATGTAAAACTGGGGAAATCGACTTTTGCATTGACCTTTTCGATGATGTTTGTAGATTGGGGCTTTGTCCTGATATTGAGACTTATAAGATTGTCATAACTGCTGCAGCAAAGGCTGGTAGGATTGATGAGGCATTTCAGATTCTTCATAGGTCAATTGAAGCTGGACATCGGCCATTTCCCAGTTTATATGCTCCAATTCTAAAAGCTTTCTTCCGGAGAGgacagtttgatgatgcattTAGCTTTTTCAGTGATATGAAGCTGAAAGGGCATCCACCAAATCGACCTCTTTATACCATGTTGATAAAGATGTGCTCTCGTGGAGGTAGATTTGTAGAGGCATCTAATTATTTAGTAGAGATGACCGAGTTAAATTTGTTGCCTATGTCACGAAGCTTTGACATGGTGACAGATGGATTGAAGAATTGTGGAAAGCATGATCTAGCCAAAAGGATCGAGCAGTTGGAGATATCTGTCAAGGGCATCTGA